A section of the Pseudanabaena mucicola str. Chao 1806 genome encodes:
- a CDS encoding TIGR03960 family B12-binding radical SAM protein yields the protein MPIPVEQLLTPEILKPARYLGNEFGAVHKPWDEAIVRWSLTYPEIYEVGASNLGHIILYSIINSKDGQLCDRAYLPAPDLSAKLRETKTELFAVESKRSLREFDILGFSLSYELGATNVLEMFDLAHIPMTWRERSEFSIEECPLIFAGGQTATSNPEPYADFFDFFALGDGEDLLPEIGEVIKVAKLSGKTRRETLLDLANEVDGVYVPEFYNMDAKTGAVTPNRSDVSPRILRRVATPMPEHSIGLVPLVETVHDRLTIEIRRGCTRGCRFCQPGMLTRPARDVDPEKVVDTIEKAIRETGYNEFSLLSLSCSDYLALPSVGVQIKNRFKDEHVTLSLPSQRVDRFDENIAHMLRSGDGRQQGLTFAPEAGTQRLRDVINKGLTDEELLQGIKTAYVEGWDKVKLYFMIGLPTETDGDVIGIVKTVEWLQQECSQKGRKKISFNLTISNFTPKPHTPFQWHTVSSGEFVRKQELLRKEFRRLSGVKVNYTDIRISAMEDFVGRGDRRLGKVLYRAWQLGAGMDSWFESAEKAFGAWTQAIAEADLVWDAPSLKIPAPLPWDHIDTGIDKQWLIEDWERAIAAKVIPDCSFGGCSECGVCGPEFGHNEVIPPPEIPPISLEKPQVPPRVQRIRLKFGKLGDMSLISHLDLQRFFQRAARRAAIPIAHTEGFNPLPRISIAKALPLGQTSSAEFVDFELTRVMPLEEFQVRLKAQLDTDLPIYAIEEVEVHSPSLDSLLEVAEYTLTCAFITSKERNAADIMDLLEGASYCVLAATSIQMSKVSKSGRSQMLELRDRLFTINVINPDPEFPKLHFMGSCKPDSNLKPEYVVYMLNKYLSEDDEIKLVKVHRESMR from the coding sequence ATGCCCATACCCGTAGAACAGTTACTTACCCCTGAAATCCTCAAACCTGCCCGTTATTTGGGTAATGAGTTTGGTGCAGTACATAAACCTTGGGATGAGGCAATTGTGCGTTGGTCGCTGACCTATCCCGAAATTTACGAAGTAGGTGCATCCAACCTAGGGCATATTATCCTCTATAGCATTATTAATTCCAAAGATGGGCAACTATGCGATCGCGCCTATTTACCAGCACCTGACCTCTCTGCAAAACTCCGTGAGACTAAGACTGAACTATTTGCCGTTGAGTCCAAGCGATCGCTACGAGAATTTGATATTTTAGGTTTCAGTCTCAGCTATGAATTAGGCGCAACTAATGTTTTGGAAATGTTTGATCTTGCTCATATTCCGATGACATGGCGAGAACGCAGTGAGTTTAGTATTGAGGAATGTCCATTAATCTTTGCAGGGGGGCAGACAGCGACTTCTAATCCTGAGCCCTATGCCGATTTCTTCGATTTCTTTGCTCTTGGGGATGGGGAAGATCTCCTGCCAGAAATTGGTGAAGTGATCAAGGTGGCTAAGCTGTCGGGGAAAACCCGTCGAGAAACCTTGCTAGATTTGGCTAATGAAGTTGATGGAGTCTATGTTCCTGAATTCTATAACATGGATGCAAAAACAGGTGCAGTCACTCCCAATCGTAGCGATGTATCACCACGGATCTTGCGTCGTGTCGCTACCCCCATGCCTGAGCATAGTATTGGACTCGTTCCCTTAGTGGAAACTGTTCACGATCGCCTAACTATCGAAATTCGGCGCGGTTGTACGAGGGGTTGCCGTTTCTGCCAACCAGGGATGCTAACCCGTCCTGCCCGTGATGTTGATCCAGAGAAAGTTGTTGATACGATTGAGAAGGCAATCAGAGAAACTGGCTACAATGAGTTCTCTTTACTATCCCTCTCCTGTTCCGATTATCTCGCTCTGCCATCCGTAGGAGTCCAGATTAAGAATCGATTCAAAGATGAGCATGTCACCCTCTCGTTACCGAGCCAAAGAGTTGATCGCTTTGATGAGAATATTGCTCATATGCTCCGCAGTGGTGATGGTCGTCAGCAGGGGCTAACCTTTGCGCCAGAGGCAGGAACACAGCGTTTGCGGGATGTGATTAATAAGGGACTGACCGATGAGGAACTACTACAAGGCATTAAAACTGCCTATGTCGAAGGTTGGGATAAGGTCAAACTCTATTTCATGATTGGCTTGCCAACCGAAACTGATGGAGACGTGATTGGTATTGTCAAAACAGTGGAATGGTTGCAACAGGAATGTTCGCAAAAGGGAAGAAAGAAAATCTCCTTTAACCTAACTATTTCCAATTTCACTCCCAAGCCCCATACACCTTTTCAGTGGCATACAGTTTCCAGTGGTGAGTTTGTACGAAAGCAAGAATTATTGCGTAAGGAATTTAGGCGCTTGAGTGGAGTTAAGGTGAATTACACCGATATTCGCATCAGTGCAATGGAAGATTTTGTCGGACGCGGTGATCGCCGTTTGGGTAAAGTCCTCTATCGTGCATGGCAACTGGGCGCAGGCATGGACTCATGGTTTGAGAGTGCAGAAAAGGCTTTTGGGGCATGGACACAGGCGATCGCTGAGGCAGATCTGGTTTGGGATGCCCCATCACTCAAAATTCCCGCACCCTTACCTTGGGATCACATTGATACAGGCATCGATAAACAATGGTTGATCGAAGATTGGGAAAGAGCGATCGCTGCAAAGGTAATTCCCGATTGTTCCTTTGGTGGTTGCTCAGAATGTGGCGTTTGCGGTCCCGAATTTGGACATAACGAGGTAATTCCACCTCCAGAAATACCGCCAATTTCCCTAGAGAAACCACAAGTACCACCGAGAGTGCAACGCATTCGCCTAAAGTTTGGCAAGCTTGGCGATATGAGTTTGATTTCCCATCTAGATTTACAACGCTTCTTTCAACGGGCTGCGCGTCGGGCGGCGATTCCCATTGCTCATACCGAAGGCTTTAATCCATTACCACGGATCTCTATCGCCAAGGCTTTACCTCTCGGTCAAACTAGTAGCGCCGAGTTCGTTGATTTTGAACTAACAAGGGTGATGCCCCTTGAGGAATTTCAAGTGCGACTCAAAGCGCAACTAGATACAGATTTACCGATCTATGCGATCGAGGAGGTTGAGGTGCATTCACCATCCCTAGATTCACTTTTAGAAGTTGCAGAATACACCCTTACCTGCGCTTTTATCACATCTAAGGAACGCAATGCTGCGGACATTATGGATTTACTTGAAGGGGCAAGTTATTGTGTACTCGCAGCTACTTCCATTCAAATGTCGAAGGTGTCGAAATCGGGACGTAGTCAGATGTTGGAATTACGCGATCGCCTATTTACAATTAACGTCATCAATCCCGATCCCGAATTTCCTAAACTCCATTTCATGGGCAGTTGCAAACCTGACAGCAATCTCAAGCCTGAGTATGTAGTCTATATGCTCAATAAATATCTCTCTGAAGATGACGAGATTAAATTAGTCAAAGTTCATCGTGAATCAATGCGATAA
- a CDS encoding winged helix-turn-helix transcriptional regulator, producing MIEKENVNTFVKQTPTLKMAEDILGCKWSFTVLQLVRQGVCRPGLMERSVEGLTTKVLNERLRKLTCYKILQRHAYPEIPPRVEYCITPFGEKFVSILDKLAELDEEFQEETSTNGCKTIPLHTDRAESLH from the coding sequence ATGATTGAGAAAGAAAATGTAAATACTTTTGTTAAGCAAACGCCAACTCTCAAAATGGCTGAAGATATCCTAGGCTGTAAATGGTCATTTACAGTCCTTCAGTTGGTGAGGCAGGGGGTTTGCCGACCAGGGTTAATGGAACGTAGTGTTGAGGGGCTAACAACAAAGGTGTTAAATGAACGTTTAAGAAAGCTAACCTGCTACAAGATTCTCCAACGTCATGCCTATCCAGAAATTCCACCTCGTGTCGAATACTGTATAACTCCCTTTGGCGAAAAGTTTGTCAGTATTTTGGATAAGCTTGCAGAACTTGATGAAGAATTCCAAGAGGAGACGAGCACCAATGGCTGCAAAACAATCCCGTTGCACACCGACCGTGCAGAGTCTCTTCATTGA
- the gyrA gene encoding DNA gyrase subunit A — MTEILEDRIIPTDLRGEMSRSYLEYAMSVIVGRALPDARDGLKPVHRRILYAMHELGLSADRPFRKCARVVGDVIGKYHPHGDTAVYEALVRMAQDFSMRDRMVDGHGNFGSVDNDPPAAMRYTECRLTRIAQVGLIQDIERDTVNFGDNYDGSQQEPLVLPARIPQLLLNGSAGIAVGMATNIPPHNLGELVDGLVALIADPNLSDRDLMKYIPGPDFPTGALVLGSDGIRETYTTGRGSITMRAVANFETISALGRQDREAIIITEMPYQTNKASLIEKIAEMVNEKKIDGISDIRDESDRDGMRLVIELKRDAYPKVVLNNLYKSTPLQANFSCNLLALVDGEPITLTLRHALQVFLDFRYEVITRRTQYELKKAQERDHLLQGLLIALNHLDAVIALIRGADDSAAAKAGLIDNYGLSEAQADAILAMQLRRLTAQDADKINEEHNQLVAKIADLQDILQNRDRILTITREELEAVKAEFSTPRRTRILPNEGDIDTADLIANRETIVMVTEQGYIKRMPVDTFTAQNRATRGKASANVKNDDAIAHFFACRSHDKVLFFTDRGKVYGVNAYEVPESGRAARGTAVVQLLPIAANEKITSVLPISEFNEDEYLVMLTAGGYIKKTKLPAFANIRSNGLIAIALEEGDLLRWVRRAKVDNTIIVGSRQGMSIRFRTDHEQLRPMGRDTRGVKSMRLTGDDEIVSMDILPAGLAEIEGDESDEDVDISITINEEENLETDTESQNEKAQSPWVLVVTRGGYGKRVPVSQFRIQKRAGKGLRVTKFKTGQDQLASLCLVDEKNELMIVTSRGIVMRQSTDAIACQSRTARGVRLQKLDAADAIVGATLVPPALEEETEEVEILTGGDVTVDAVASIEEE, encoded by the coding sequence ATGACTGAAATCTTAGAAGATCGGATTATTCCCACAGACCTGCGAGGCGAAATGTCGCGATCGTATTTGGAATATGCCATGAGCGTGATCGTTGGTCGCGCCCTGCCCGATGCCCGTGATGGACTCAAACCTGTACATCGTCGCATTCTCTACGCCATGCACGAACTGGGATTGAGCGCCGATCGCCCCTTTCGGAAATGCGCCCGTGTCGTTGGGGATGTCATCGGTAAATATCATCCTCACGGTGATACGGCTGTGTATGAGGCATTGGTGCGGATGGCGCAGGATTTTTCGATGCGCGATCGCATGGTCGATGGGCATGGCAACTTTGGTTCTGTAGATAACGATCCCCCTGCGGCAATGCGATATACCGAATGTCGCTTGACCCGTATTGCACAGGTGGGGCTAATTCAAGATATTGAGCGCGATACGGTTAATTTTGGCGATAACTATGATGGTTCACAACAGGAACCGCTAGTATTACCAGCAAGGATTCCACAACTATTGCTCAATGGTTCCGCAGGGATTGCAGTGGGAATGGCGACCAATATTCCACCCCATAACTTGGGTGAGTTAGTGGATGGATTAGTGGCGCTGATTGCCGATCCTAACCTTAGCGATCGCGATTTGATGAAATACATTCCTGGTCCTGACTTCCCAACGGGAGCCTTAGTATTGGGTAGTGATGGTATTCGCGAGACCTACACCACAGGGCGTGGATCGATCACGATGCGGGCAGTCGCCAATTTTGAGACAATTTCTGCTTTAGGAAGACAGGATCGGGAAGCGATTATTATCACAGAAATGCCTTACCAAACCAATAAGGCATCACTGATTGAAAAGATTGCGGAAATGGTAAATGAGAAGAAAATTGATGGCATTTCCGATATTCGGGATGAAAGCGATCGCGATGGAATGCGTTTAGTAATTGAACTCAAGCGTGATGCCTATCCCAAGGTTGTATTAAATAATCTCTATAAATCGACTCCTCTACAGGCAAACTTTAGCTGCAATCTGCTTGCCCTAGTTGATGGTGAACCGATTACACTGACATTGCGCCATGCTTTACAAGTATTTCTTGACTTTCGATATGAAGTAATTACCCGCCGCACGCAGTACGAATTGAAGAAAGCACAGGAACGCGATCATCTTTTGCAAGGCTTACTGATTGCCTTAAATCATTTAGATGCGGTGATTGCACTAATAAGGGGAGCTGATGACAGTGCAGCGGCAAAGGCAGGTTTGATTGATAACTATGGACTGTCGGAAGCACAAGCCGATGCAATTTTGGCAATGCAATTGCGCCGACTCACTGCTCAGGATGCGGATAAAATCAACGAAGAACATAATCAGTTAGTCGCGAAGATTGCTGATTTACAAGATATTCTTCAAAATCGCGATCGTATTCTCACAATTACTCGTGAAGAATTGGAAGCAGTAAAAGCGGAGTTTTCTACTCCTCGCCGTACAAGGATTCTGCCCAACGAAGGTGATATTGACACTGCAGATTTAATAGCCAATCGCGAAACGATTGTGATGGTGACGGAGCAGGGCTACATTAAGCGGATGCCTGTCGATACCTTTACAGCGCAAAATCGGGCGACTAGAGGTAAGGCTAGTGCCAATGTGAAGAATGATGATGCAATCGCCCATTTCTTTGCCTGTCGTAGCCATGATAAAGTACTCTTCTTCACTGATCGCGGTAAAGTTTATGGAGTGAATGCGTATGAAGTTCCTGAATCGGGTCGGGCGGCGCGTGGTACAGCCGTAGTGCAGTTACTTCCCATTGCTGCCAATGAGAAAATTACTTCTGTATTGCCAATTAGCGAATTTAATGAAGATGAATATCTAGTCATGCTCACGGCTGGCGGTTATATCAAGAAAACCAAGCTTCCTGCTTTTGCTAATATTCGTTCCAATGGACTCATTGCGATCGCCCTTGAAGAGGGGGATCTGCTGCGCTGGGTGCGCCGCGCCAAAGTCGATAACACGATCATCGTCGGTTCTCGACAAGGGATGTCGATCCGCTTCCGTACTGATCATGAGCAGTTGCGCCCAATGGGACGCGATACTCGCGGAGTGAAGTCGATGCGCCTGACAGGCGATGATGAAATCGTGAGTATGGATATTCTCCCCGCAGGTCTAGCGGAAATTGAAGGAGATGAGTCTGATGAAGATGTCGATATCTCGATAACGATTAATGAGGAAGAAAATCTGGAAACTGATACAGAATCCCAAAATGAGAAAGCACAGAGTCCTTGGGTGCTGGTCGTAACTAGAGGTGGCTATGGTAAGCGCGTTCCTGTGAGTCAGTTCCGTATTCAAAAACGGGCGGGTAAAGGCTTACGGGTAACGAAGTTCAAGACAGGTCAAGATCAGTTAGCTTCTCTCTGTTTAGTTGATGAAAAGAACGAACTGATGATCGTTACTAGTCGCGGTATTGTCATGCGTCAGAGTACCGATGCGATCGCCTGTCAGTCTCGCACTGCTCGAGGTGTACGCCTGCAAAAGCTCGATGCTGCTGATGCGATCGTGGGGGCAACTCTGGTTCCTCCCGCGCTGGAAGAAGAAACTGAAGAGGTGGAAATTTTAACTGGTGGTGATGTGACCGTGGATGCTGTAGCGTCTATAGAGGAGGAGTAG
- a CDS encoding TetR/AcrR family transcriptional regulator, whose protein sequence is MSEILSATGGMRRKPQQARSQERVNRILDVAEHLFASQGYAATTTNAIATHAEVPIGSLYQFFPDKAAILKAMALRYAEKLHQELAVVDEAELAALSLADYVNHLIDTTDHFFSKNPTYHAIFMEVQGTIRELTEIDEATDAQLIQDLASSLARRDASLEPADYEAIAFVLVKAIGTLLWLSLNQEQTFRQRLVEETKRFTLKYLQSYFPCHSIPDNNSNAADS, encoded by the coding sequence ATGTCTGAAATCCTATCAGCCACAGGTGGAATGCGCCGCAAACCACAACAGGCTCGCAGTCAGGAACGGGTCAATCGAATTCTGGATGTGGCAGAACATCTGTTTGCCAGTCAGGGTTACGCCGCAACGACGACCAACGCGATCGCGACTCATGCCGAAGTTCCGATCGGGTCGCTCTACCAGTTTTTCCCAGACAAAGCCGCGATTCTAAAAGCCATGGCACTCCGTTATGCAGAAAAGCTACATCAAGAGTTAGCCGTCGTTGATGAAGCTGAATTAGCTGCCCTCTCTTTGGCGGATTATGTAAATCATTTGATTGATACCACCGATCACTTCTTTTCCAAAAATCCCACATACCATGCGATTTTCATGGAGGTGCAGGGAACGATACGCGAATTGACAGAAATCGATGAGGCAACCGATGCCCAATTGATTCAGGATTTAGCAAGTTCCTTAGCCAGACGCGATGCCAGCTTGGAGCCAGCCGATTATGAAGCGATCGCCTTTGTGCTGGTAAAAGCGATCGGGACATTATTATGGCTATCTCTCAACCAAGAGCAAACGTTTCGGCAGCGACTGGTAGAAGAAACAAAACGATTCACATTAAAGTACTTGCAAAGCTACTTCCCATGTCATTCAATACCAGATAACAACTCAAATGCAGCAGACAGTTGA
- a CDS encoding Coq4 family protein yields the protein MQLLNTLTANASANAPVQKQRKNPILKGLQSVLSKLLLAKSFTSMLFGDYSLETVGELTYGLLGTPAYERLAQHLNQEPACAALIRNRYIPPAHDLDALLNLPPDSLGYIYADQMKKTGFDPNLHASMIASSDAEYVELRLSQTHDLWHIITGFGTSLVDEIGLQAFLLRQFPYPLATMLVANSLIFTTLKEPEMLPQLLAAISQGFQMGNAAKSLFAQKWEEGWEKPLTQWQAELNIPLIYWRLD from the coding sequence ATGCAACTACTCAATACGTTGACGGCTAATGCTTCTGCCAACGCTCCTGTACAAAAACAGAGGAAAAATCCAATTCTCAAAGGGTTGCAATCAGTTCTGTCAAAACTGCTGCTTGCTAAGTCATTCACCTCAATGCTGTTTGGCGACTATAGCCTAGAAACGGTTGGTGAGTTGACTTACGGATTATTAGGAACTCCCGCATACGAGCGGTTGGCTCAACATCTCAATCAAGAGCCGGCTTGCGCTGCCCTGATCCGCAATCGCTACATTCCCCCTGCCCATGACCTGGATGCTTTACTCAACCTTCCGCCCGATTCTCTGGGGTACATCTACGCCGACCAGATGAAGAAAACGGGATTTGATCCCAACCTCCATGCTAGCATGATCGCCAGTTCGGATGCTGAATACGTTGAGCTACGGCTGAGCCAGACCCATGATCTCTGGCATATCATCACCGGATTTGGCACATCCCTAGTCGATGAAATTGGCTTACAGGCATTCCTTTTGCGCCAATTCCCCTATCCACTGGCAACTATGTTGGTTGCGAATAGTTTAATCTTCACCACGTTGAAAGAGCCAGAAATGTTACCCCAGTTGCTGGCAGCGATCTCCCAGGGATTTCAAATGGGTAACGCGGCTAAATCCCTTTTTGCCCAGAAGTGGGAAGAGGGGTGGGAGAAACCTTTGACTCAATGGCAGGCGGAGTTAAATATTCCGCTTATCTACTGGAGATTAGACTAA
- a CDS encoding thioredoxin family protein has product MKSKATFYHAGCPVCISAEQNIAHALDPNRFELDIVHLGERKEKIAEAKAQGVQSVPALVLDNHPFHINFGASLTDLA; this is encoded by the coding sequence ATGAAATCAAAAGCAACCTTCTATCATGCTGGCTGTCCAGTCTGTATCAGTGCCGAGCAAAATATTGCTCATGCTCTCGATCCTAACCGCTTTGAATTAGACATTGTTCATTTAGGCGAACGCAAGGAAAAAATTGCAGAAGCAAAAGCACAAGGTGTTCAATCAGTTCCAGCTTTGGTATTAGATAACCATCCTTTCCACATCAACTTTGGCGCATCTCTAACAGATTTGGCTTAG
- the argJ gene encoding bifunctional ornithine acetyltransferase/N-acetylglutamate synthase has product MADWQVIAGGVTAAKGYKAAGITAGLKPSGAPDLTLIASDVPAIAAGVFTKSCVRAACVDFNREVLAKGGKVSAILCNAGQANASTGAEGWRNAVECAELVQKALNTKDGVLVASTGVIGKQLLMDKMRTGIAKIATLISPDGGEAASKAIMTTDTVPKSIALETVIDGKPVRIGGICKGSGMIHPNMATMLGFVTCDAGVEPKLWQKMLSSSIDASFNQVTVDGDTSTNDMVLALSNGQSGVTIDDENSSSAIKLQAMLQEVCKNLAKAIARDGEGATCMIEVNVSGASSTEDARKIAKTIVGSSLVKSAVFGNDPNWGRIAAAAGRADVNFNQDMLNIQLGDFVMMQDGTPQDYDRAAASEYLKNETVIINVGVGDGDGSGTAWGCDLSYDYVKINAEYTT; this is encoded by the coding sequence ATGGCAGATTGGCAAGTAATTGCAGGCGGAGTGACTGCCGCCAAAGGCTACAAAGCCGCAGGTATCACCGCAGGACTAAAACCATCGGGCGCACCTGACTTAACTCTGATTGCTTCCGATGTACCTGCGATCGCCGCAGGAGTATTTACCAAATCATGTGTTCGTGCAGCCTGCGTGGACTTTAACCGAGAAGTCCTAGCCAAGGGTGGTAAGGTCAGCGCCATTCTCTGCAATGCGGGTCAAGCCAATGCCAGTACAGGTGCAGAGGGTTGGCGCAATGCTGTGGAATGTGCCGAACTCGTCCAAAAGGCTTTAAATACAAAAGATGGGGTTTTGGTTGCATCAACGGGTGTCATCGGTAAGCAACTGCTTATGGACAAGATGCGGACAGGCATTGCCAAAATTGCTACGCTAATTTCTCCCGATGGTGGTGAAGCTGCATCGAAAGCGATCATGACCACAGATACTGTGCCCAAAAGTATTGCCTTGGAAACCGTAATTGATGGTAAGCCCGTGAGAATCGGCGGCATCTGCAAAGGTTCAGGCATGATTCACCCAAATATGGCAACCATGCTCGGCTTTGTCACCTGTGATGCGGGGGTTGAACCCAAGCTCTGGCAAAAGATGTTATCAAGCTCAATTGATGCTAGTTTTAACCAAGTAACTGTTGATGGTGATACCAGTACCAATGACATGGTGCTAGCTCTCAGCAATGGACAGTCAGGGGTCACTATTGATGATGAAAATTCCTCATCGGCAATTAAATTACAGGCAATGCTGCAAGAGGTTTGTAAAAATTTGGCTAAGGCGATCGCCCGTGATGGTGAAGGCGCTACCTGTATGATCGAAGTCAATGTTTCAGGAGCATCTAGCACAGAGGATGCTCGCAAAATTGCCAAAACCATTGTCGGTTCTTCATTAGTAAAGTCTGCTGTCTTTGGGAATGACCCTAATTGGGGCAGAATCGCCGCAGCAGCAGGACGGGCAGATGTGAACTTTAATCAAGATATGTTGAATATTCAACTTGGTGATTTTGTAATGATGCAGGATGGCACTCCACAGGATTATGATCGTGCTGCTGCCAGTGAATACCTTAAAAATGAAACTGTGATCATCAATGTCGGCGTAGGCGATGGCGATGGCAGTGGCACGGCTTGGGGCTGTGACCTCAGCTATGATTACGTCAAGATTAATGCAGAATATACTACCTAA